Part of the Sphingopyxis sp. 113P3 genome, GTTTGAGTTTTCCGAAGAAGCGTTCGATCAGGTTGCGATATCGGTAGAGGAAGGTGCTGAACACAAAGCCCTGCCTGCGATTGCGCTTGGCGGGAATGTTGGCGAAGCCGCCTTGTGCTGTGATCCGCGCGCGGATGGCGTCGCTGTCATAGGCCTTGTCGGCGAGGAAGGTGCTGCCTTCCGGCACGGCGCCGAGCAGCGGATCAGCTTGTTTGCAATCGCTCGCCTGTCCTTCGGACAAGTGCAGCTGGATCGGCAGGCCTCGTCCATCAACCAGTGCGTGGATCTTGGTCGTCAAACCGCCGCGGGAACGTCCCATGCAGCGATTTGGGTCCCCCTTTTTAAGGTCGCACCGTGCTGGTGGACCCGGATGGAGGAACTGTCGATCATCACCAACTCGCCGTCGAAGGCATGGGAAACTGCCGTCAGCAGCCGATCCCACACACCGGCTTTGCGCCAGCGCACGAAGCGATTGTAGCAGGTGGTGTGTGGACCATAGCGTTCCGGAATATCCGCCCAGGGGCTGCCTGTGCGGAACCGCCACAATATCCCGTTGATCACCCGGCGATCATCCACACGTGGCACGCCCCGCGGCTTGTTCGGAAGCAGCGGCTCGATCACAGACCATTCGAAATCTGTCAGCTCAAAACGGCGACGCATCTCCAAGACTCCTTTCCCGAGCCTTGAATCAATCACTGCCGCCTCGCGCAACTCAGTTTATGAGTTTACCGCCTAGATCGCTGATGGAACTCTCGCAGCTTCAATGGATCGAGCGGCCGCCTCCGCCATCAGATGCGATATTCCTCCCCTGCAGCTCGGCCTCCCGACAGCGGCCAAATGCCGGCATTGCAGGCGAACTGAACAATCGGCGGTTTTGAGGGAGCGAGAAGGCCATGGTGAACGTCGACAATGTCGGCGAACGTTACCGTTACGTTTCAAGATATTAAACGATGATCACCCAGTTCTCATCTTTGTCATCTTGGGTGCACCATAAAATCAGGCTCTTCCCCGTGAACGGGGGATGAGGGTGGATCAGACCCGATTGATGACGCCATTCCAACCGCAAAGAGCGAGCACGCGCAAGCGGTAGTTGTGAAAGTTGCGGAAGCCGAACGCGCGGCGCGAGATCATCTCCATCTTTGTGTGAAAGCCCTCGGTGATTCCATTGTTCCTGGAAAAGCGCCACATGCGGGCGACGGGCTCGAGCCAGCTGGTCAGGGTATCGGCGAGGGACTTGAGGGGGCTGGCGGCGAACTGATCGATCAGCCTGAGCAGGTCGGGGATAAGCTGGCTGGCCTTTTTGGCATTGAGGGATTTTTGCGTCAGCAGGAGGGCCATGTCCTGCTTGGCAGTGTAGAGGGCTTCGAGCACCGGATTGGCTTTCAGGTAGACGGCCAGCCTTTTGCGCTGTTCTTCGCTTAGCTTCCATCGATGGCGCCGCATCGAACTGAGCAGCCCGCGATTCTTTCGGCCCTCGGGATCGAAGCGCTTCCATCCTTCGAGGAAATGCTGGTTGAGCAGCCGAATGACATGGAAGCGATCGGCGACGATCTTCGCGTTCGGAAAATATTTGCGGGCGATTGCGCGATAGGTTTCCGACAGGTCCATCACGATGACCTTGACCTTGTCGCGCCCTGGCAACCTTCGCAAATAGCTTCGTAAACTGTCTTCCGAGCGTCCCGGGACGACATCGTGGACCTTGTGATTCTTCAGATCGACAAATGTCGTCGCATAGCCTCTCTTGCGCGAGAAAAAATGCTCGTCGATCCCCAGGACCTGCGGGCAGGGCCGACCGGACAGCTCCGAGACGCGCTGTTCGATGAAATGATGATACCAGCGCTCGATGGTTGCACTGCCGATCGCATGGGTGCTCGTCAACTGGCTTTGGCTGATGCCTCCGTGGTGACCGTCGAAGACCTCAAGACGGTACGTCTCCGTCGCGCGATAGCGCGGACGGATGCCCGAAAAGCGATGACGGAAATAGCGGCCGCAACCGGCACAATGATATTTGGGCACCGCAAGGTGCACGATCAGGATCTGGTTGCCTTGACGCGTGTGCTTGAGCTCGCGCTCATAAGTCGCCTTGATCCGCAGCCCCCCGTGGCCGCAATAAAGGCAAACAGGCCGCTTCGTTGGCCGCGCCCACACACGAATGTCGCGTCGCCGCTCGACACGGACAATCTCAACATCCGACAGCCCTAATATGCCGTCGATTCCCTGATCAGCCTTCTTCTTCATCAGACTTGTCCTTCCTATGACAAGTCTAACCCAATTTCCCTCATCCCCCGTTCACGAGGAAGAGCCTAAAATCAATGACTTAGTGATTAATCGCGTGGGTTTCTGTGTTGCAACTGGTGACACAGAGTTTCAGCGATTTTCCGTGATTTTTAGAGAGTTTCGGCCAGTCGATGCAACATGGATGCAACACGAAGAGGGTTATTTCCCTCGGCGAATTACCCGAGATTTATCGATCTTGATTGGCCGCCGACGGCGGGCTCGCTCGATCATTCGCGGGGCTGTCGCAGGCGCAGGCGCAGTTTCAGGCTCTGGCGCCGGTGCTTCCGCGTAAGTGGTGGCCTCTTCGAAGCGTACGACCTCGGAGGCAGGAATGCGGATCAACGCGCCGATACGAAAGCAGCCCAGCTGCCCCTGATTTATGAGCTTGCGGATCATGCTGTCGCTGCACCCCCAGCGCTCGGCCAGTTGTGCGATCGAATATGGCCGAACATCGTGCTCGGGCAGGATGTGGCTCCTTTCAGTCAAAGCGTGGCCGCCTTTTCGGTTGGCACGCTTCCCAAGCCCGCCGGCAAGCTGCCTCGACCTCTGGATCTGGATGCGGGCGCGGATATTGCGCCCTGTAGGCTTTCTCCATGGCCTCTTCCCGCTCAGCTTTCCTGACTGCAATACGATCCTCCGCCAGGTTGCGGGCCCACTCCGCGGCCGCCTTGGAGAGAGCATCATATCCTCCCATTGCGACAAAAAGATCGAGGTCGTCGGCCGAAAGCGTAAGCGTTTTGCGACGTTCGATTTTCTCCGAGAATCGACGATAAAGTTCGGCCGGTGTTGTCATATCAACGCCCCTTACGAGATTTGGGTTTGAGATGCGCCCCCTCGGCCAGTCGCTTCTTGGCCCGGTCCAATAGCGCATCTGTCTCGGCCTTCTTGGCTTCTTCTGCTTTCCATCGGTCGTAATCGCTCAGCAGCGCCGCCGGCGCCTCATCGGTGCCGAACTGATCGGCAATGAACTGGTCGAGCTGGACTCGCGCCCACAAGACG contains:
- a CDS encoding helix-turn-helix domain-containing protein is translated as MTERSHILPEHDVRPYSIAQLAERWGCSDSMIRKLINQGQLGCFRIGALIRIPASEVVRFEEATTYAEAPAPEPETAPAPATAPRMIERARRRRPIKIDKSRVIRRGK
- a CDS encoding ISL3 family transposase, translating into MKKKADQGIDGILGLSDVEIVRVERRRDIRVWARPTKRPVCLYCGHGGLRIKATYERELKHTRQGNQILIVHLAVPKYHCAGCGRYFRHRFSGIRPRYRATETYRLEVFDGHHGGISQSQLTSTHAIGSATIERWYHHFIEQRVSELSGRPCPQVLGIDEHFFSRKRGYATTFVDLKNHKVHDVVPGRSEDSLRSYLRRLPGRDKVKVIVMDLSETYRAIARKYFPNAKIVADRFHVIRLLNQHFLEGWKRFDPEGRKNRGLLSSMRRHRWKLSEEQRKRLAVYLKANPVLEALYTAKQDMALLLTQKSLNAKKASQLIPDLLRLIDQFAASPLKSLADTLTSWLEPVARMWRFSRNNGITEGFHTKMEMISRRAFGFRNFHNYRLRVLALCGWNGVINRV
- a CDS encoding IS5 family transposase (programmed frameshift) codes for the protein MRRRFELTDFEWSVIEPLLPNKPRGVPRVDDRRVINGILWRFRTGSPWADIPERYGPHTTCYNRFVRWRKAGVWDRLLTAVSHAFDGELVMIDSSSIRVHQHGATFKKGDPNRCMGRSRGGLTTKIHALVDGRGLPIQLHLSEGQASDCKQADPLLGAVPEGSTFLADKAYDSDAIRARITAQGGFANIPAKRNRRQGFVFSTFLYRYRNLIERFFGKLKHARGLATRYDKRADNFLAAIKLFSARLWINAYESTA